In Oceanispirochaeta sp., the DNA window GTAATCATTTCTGCACCCTGTAAAGATGATACAAAAACAGTTGTTATCGGTGTTAACCACACAACTCTTACAGCTTCTGACAAGATCATTTCCAATGCCTCTTGTACAACAAACTGTCTGGCACCCCTGACAAAAGCCGTAGATGACAGTTTTAAAGTTATCACAGGTCTGATGTGTACGACTCATGCTGCTACTTCAACTCAGAGAGTACAGGACTTTTTTGGTGGTGGTAAGAACAGAGCCACACTGAATAATATTATTCCTGCTTCAACTGGTGCTGCTATTGCTGTTGGTAAGGTTCTTCCTCACCTGAATGGTAAACTTAATGGTACAGCTCTCCGTGTTCCAACTGATACCGGTTCGGTTGTTGAAGTTGTTTACCTTCTGGAAGGAAAACATACTGTTGACGAAATCAATACCAAGGTTCTCGCCAATGCTGCAAAAATCAATACCAGCTCTCTCATGGGCAAGGTTTTGGATGTAAGCGACTATTACGAATGTTCCAGAGACTGTGTTGGTGAAGTATGGAGTTCTATGTACATTCCCGGAAACACATGTGTTACCGAAGCCGGTGAGAATACTCTGGTCAAGATGACTTCTTTTTATGACAATGAAATGGGTTACTCAGCCAGAATGGCTGAACTTTCTCAGATCTTAGCCGTACTGTAAGAACAACAGAATCTAATTTAAAAACGTCCGGGAAACCGGACGTTTTTTTTTGGAGTTTTATGTATTTTTGATTACATTTGATTTGATTGAAAGAGAGGTTGACCGTGATCGAACTGACAGAACTGAAAGAAATACAGGATTTAATGTCTTCTGAGGGATTTCATTTGTTTTATTTATCCCGCCCTGCCTGCGGAGTCTGTAGTGTTGTTAAGGCAAAAGTAATCGAAATGCTTCAATCATTTCCCGAGATAAAATCCTATTATATAAATCTTGATCTGGTGCCTGAGGCGGCGGGTCAATTCTCCATATTTACCATACCGGGCATTCTTCTCTATGCAGAGGGTAAGGAAATAATCAGGGAGGCCCGATACCTCTCCATCTCAGATTTGGAAAGGCAGATCTCCAGGCCTTACGAACTCGCCTTCAACTGAGCGCTCAGATCAAATCTATTATGTTATAGAAACATATCAGGATGATGAGAACCATAACGGACATAAACAACCTGTCAACTGCCTTATGGCTCATTCGGAGTGACATGATGGCGCCGAATAATCCGCCAGTAAGACCGCCAGCAATCATTAGAATCACTATAAGAGGATCAAACACGGGAACTCTGCCGCTGACGACTGTAAAGATGAGGCTTGTCATCTGAGAAAAGAAAATTACAAAAATTGAATTCAAGGCTGCTGTTTTGCTATCCATTGAAAAGATAAAATAAAGAATTGCCAGATTAATCGGTCCTCCTCCAATTCCTAAAAAAGAGGCCAGGCTACCGAGCAGGAAACCAGTAAAAAGTGTGAAGAGGATGCTGTCTTTATGTCGGGGAGTGATCTTATCCTTGAAAAAAGTAAATATAAAAACAGAAAAGGTTAAAAGGAGTAAGAGGGTAGACTGGGATATTCCGATAATCCGGTCATCACCAAATCCCAATCTAATGACATCAAAGAGCTGCTTCCCTGCCAGTCCTCCGACAATGCCCCCCAGAGCCAGAAGGGACGCTGTTTTCTTATTGATCTGCCCCTTTGTGTGCCTGCTGCGTATTAGAGTGACCGTTGTCATCGATAGTACAGTACTTCCAGAGAGAAAACTGATGGTAGCCACCGGAAAGATGGAAATAATATCCAGGACCGGTTTGATTATAACACCACCACCAATGCCGCTGATGGCACCGACTATGGAAGTAGTGAACGCTATAATGAGATAAAGAAAAGACATAAAGATTTAACTCCAGTGATGATTATTCTGTGGGAGGGAGGATTATTACAACTCGTCCCTGTCTCAAGAGATTACGATTGTGTTCGGATGAAATCAGCTTCTTGACAACTTCATCAGGAAGGATCAAATCAGTTCTATTTTTACCATATACCATGGACGCCATGGTTCGCAGGGGGTATATACCAATTCTTTCCCTGCTTTCTGCCAGATCAAAAGAGTAAGTATATCCTGCATTTCCCCATTTTTTCACGGCCTCGGGTTCTGTCATTTCTACACTGTGAATCAGATTCATGGATGAATCATACAGCCTTGGAAAGAGGCAGGGATTCAGGAGAACCTGCTGTTCAACATTTCCTTGATAGGGAAGTTTCTCGGCGGCATAGATGATGATACCCGAAAAATCTTCATTAGATGTGTATAGGGGAATAACCGGGGAAGGATAGGGTTTCGTGTGCTTGATAATAAGTTCAGCTAGATCCGGAAAGATTGAAAAGGTATAGCGGACAGTGAGAAATTTTCTATCAGCTGTGGCTGTTGTGAAAACTTTTTCCATCTTCTGTGACAGGTTTTCAAGCTGCCTGAGCAAGACGGGATTTTCTGTAATCAGGCTGGAAATCATATGAGTTGAATCGACTCTTAGATCTTGAAGTACCTGTCCTGTTATCACGGGAGTCTCCCTGGCGATATACTGTTCTGTTTTATATCGCCCCGTAGGCTGATTGGGTTCTTCTTCGATGGGAGCCGTGATATCCAGTTGGAACTGAGCTGTGAACCAGTCGATATGACTTGAAATCTTCAGTTCTGATTGAGCAGAAAGGAAAGATACATTTAGAATCAATAGAAAAAATAGGCAAAAGGTTTTCATTGTATTTTCCTCAATCACCCGAGGCTGGAACATTTAGAATCATACCGGGCATTATGACCGTATTCAGGGGCATGCGGTTCCCTGATGCGAGTTCTTCGGGGCTTGTTTTAAACTGACGGGATATACCCCATAAAGAATCACCCTCCAGTACAGTATAGCGTCCAGTCCAATGATCTGCCATCCCGGAACTGACGATTCCTTTTCTGTCGGGAATATTACTGTGTACCAGAGGAATCAGCAGGACCTGTCCGATCCTGAGATGAAGGCTGCTTATACCGGGATTGTATTCATAAATCATGTTGACTGGGATTCGGTACCACTGAGCCAGTTCGGACAAGGTGTCTCCGGATTGAACGCTGTATCTTTTAAACTCGAGTAAATCACTCTCCTCATTCAGGATTTCCCGAATGAGGCTGCTATAATGTGCTGGCACTTTTAATTTATATCCACTGGATGCCGGAGGAGTCACCCCATAGTTCAGCTCACTGTGAGCCTTGAGAAGAAGCTGTTCATCCATACCGGATTTTGATGCAATCCGACGGATATCGACACTTTTCTCGATGGGAATCCTTTCCCAGACCATATTGGACTGCCATAAAAGGGGAAGTTTATGAGCTCCCTTGCTGTTGCATAGCAGAACTACCGCCGCCAGTTTCGGAATATAATTCCTTGTTTCCCGAGGCAGCAGTTCCTTGTCTATCAATTCCCAGTAATCTCTGATGCCCGAGGAGGCAACAGTCCGTTTTACCCTATTCAGACCGCAATTGTAGGCGGCCAGGGCAAGGTTCCAATCTCCCGTAATATTGTAGTTGTATTGCAGTTTGTCCAGGGCCGCTTCTGTTGCCTTCCAGAAGTCCCTACGGTCGTCTCTCCAGACGTCCACCGTTATATCATAGGGATCAATGCTGTTCATCATAAACTGCCAAAGACCGGCAGCACCGGAACGAGAGAAAGCGTCAACACGGAAAGCCGACTCTATAATTGGAAGGTACAGGAGTTCAGGCGGCATGTTTTTTTCTTCCAGCATCCGGGCAATAAAGGGAATAAAGGGTTCGGCTCTTATCAGACAACGCTCCAGATAGGCCAGCCCTTCCCCTTCTGAGAAGTAGTCTAAATACAATTTTACCTGAGGATGATCCGGAAGGCCTCCAGTCCATATTTTTTGATTGATGTGCTGATCTTTATTCTGAAAATCCGATTGTACGGGCACAGGGGGGCGATGATCTGAACGGGTGGGAATCTCCGTCCCATATCCTGCAGACAAGGGAAGTGTGAGTAAACACAGCAGTGTTATAGTTTGTCTCCGAAATATATGCCAGCCCATTCCCATCTTTTATTAATCTCCGGATCTATAGGATAATTGATGCGGTTAAAGTACAGATACCAGATTTTGATTCTGTAGGACCAACCACCAGTCCTCAAGAGTGCTTCATTCTCATTTGAATCCGCCTCAAGTTCTCTATTATACCAGACTGAAGATTTGAGGAAATAAGCCAGTTCCATGGGGATTTCTGTAAATGGATCGTAACGGTCCTGTCCCCAGCTCATCATAAAAAAATCTTCAGCTCTATATCTGATTAATCGGCTTCCATTTCTTGTGTGGATAGCATATTTTATGGAATCAACCAGACTTTCCAGGGAATCCCGTGTCCACTCCTTTGCAGAGTAATGAAAGTTGAGATAGTGATTGACTTCGTTGTAGACATTGGGCATCCCCGCAATGCTTGTTGTGGGGGCTTCCAGGAATTTTTTATAGTTGTCTATCGACTCATCCCAGAGGCCCTCAGACTCATAAGATTTTGCCAGATTGTAATATACCTGGCCCCTGTCAATATCTCCTGAAAATCTGCTGAGCAGTTCGTTGTAGTAGCCAATTTTTTTTAAAGGCTTATCTGAATGGAACTTCAAAAGCTTGTTCAGGCTGTAGTAGTGGATAGACTGTCCTCTTATGATGAGGTCCTCATAATTCTTTAGAAGCCTGTTGTAGTAGATGGCCGCAATATCTATGGCCCCTTCTTCCTCATATATTGTACCAAGGAGAAGAAGGTAATAGCCGCTATAGCTGTCATCAGGAAATCTGTAGAGTTGATCATTGAGAAAATGTTTCAAAACTTCAGATTCTTCATCCTGTCTGAAACGAGAGATGATCTGTTCCATAATACCATAACGGTAGGTATCATCCTGATTAACATCCAATAATGCCAGAAGGGCTTGAACTTCCCTATCCGCTTCTTCATTTCCCGTTTGGTAGGGCAGAATACTCTTTTGGGAGCTGCAGGAAAAAAGGATAAAAAATAGTAGAGGGAGTAAATTCCGGGCGTGTTTCATTCCATAATGATTTTATCACAGGGCTCTGACCCGTGACAAGTTACCCTCTGTTCATACGTCTGAACCGACTGGGGCTCAGGCCTGTCTGCTTTTTGAACATACTGCTGAAATACGCTTCATTATCGTAGCCTGATTCATGGGCAATATTTTTTATTCTCCAGTCGGGATGCTGCACAAGGAGGGCCTTGCTTCTGTTGATGCGGTAACTGTTCAGGTATTGGAAAGGGCGGGTGTGAAGAGCCTTTTTAAATAGTGTACACAGATGTTGAGGTGTTACATTCAATACCGCGGCCAGATCGGATATGGAAATAGATTCTTTGTAATGTACCTCAATATATTCAAATACATCATAGAGTTTGTTATGCCTGAGGGCTCTGGAGTCATCTTCCTGGCTGGTATAACGGTACAGATCGGTCACAAAGGAATAAACCAGATTGGAGCATTCCAGAAACTTCAGACTGTGACCTGAGGTCAGCAGGTGCATTCCTTTTTCTACCTGCGCATCCAGATCTTCCCGGTGACTGATAGCATAAATACCGGTCCCGCTGATCTTAAAAGTCTTAAGAAGGTTTTCAATATGATAGCCTCCGAAAGTGAACCATGAGACTATCCAGGGTTGCTCTATGGCCCTGTATTTGTGTGAATCCCCTGGAAAAATCATCATACCTTCACCCGTCTGGATCTCCCTTTCTTCACTGTCTCCCAGAGAAACAAGGCCTTTTCCCTGCATGACATGAATCCACTGATAATAGGGGTAACCGAAAGGACGTGATATTTCTTCCTGTTCATAGTTGTATCCTACGCCTACAAGATAGAAGGGGAGTTGTTTTTCCATTTCTGTCATCACAGAAAAGGCATAATTCAGTTTCTGTAGCTTCATATATTGATATTTATCTTCATAAAAATTATTGTTTTTCCTTGATTGATAATAATATAAAAAAAAACTCAACACAAGGTAAATGTGAAACTGCACTCTTTCTACAGCTCATTAGACCATTCCTTTGTATATCCTTCTGAGTAGAAACGGAGAACTGTAGATCTTCATATATTGATACTTTTCTGAAAATATCAGGGTTGACCGGAAGGGGTATCCAGGTAGATAATTTATTATAGACTAAGAAAATAGGTCTAATAAGGAGAGAGTATGAAAAAATTATTATTTGTTGTAACAGCCCTTCTTTTCGCTGCTGCAAGTATCCCTGTTTTTGCTTCTGGAGCTCAGGAAGAAGGGTCTGCAAAAAGCAATATCATTATCTATAACTCCATGCATGGCGACCCCCTTCCCAGAGAAGCGGACGAAGAAGTCATTAAAATGTTTTCAGAAGAATATCCTGATAAACAGGTCATCCACTCCATTGTGGCTCATGAAGACTTCAAGCAGGCTATCCGGGCTTATCTTTCCTCTTCCACTCCTCCCGATCTGCTGACCTGGTTTGCAGGGAACAGAGCCCGTTTCTTCATTGATAAAGGCCTGATTATGGACATCAGTGATGTATGGGAAGAACAGGGTTGGAATGAAACCTATGCCAAGGGATGGCAGAGCATGAGTTCTGTGGATGGAAAGAAATATTTCCTCCCCACCTCCTGGTACTGGTGGGCCGTATACTACAGACCTTCCGTATTCGAAAAATACGGTCTGGAAGCTCCCAAAAGCTGGGATGAATTCATGGATGTCTGTGACACTCTGGTCGCCAATGGCGTGAAACCCTTTGCGATCGGTACAAAATACCGATGGACCGCCGCCGCCTGGTTCGACTATTTCAATATGAGAATCAATGGACCCGAATTTCATGTCAATCTGATGCTGGGTAAAGAAAAATACGACGATCCCCGGGTGAAGAAGGTTTTCGCCGAATGGGGAAGCATGATCGACAAGGGTTACTTTATTGATGATCCTGCCGCCTATTCCTGGTCTGAAGCTATCCCCTTTATGCTGGATGAAACGGCAGCCATGTATCTCATGGGTGACTTCATAAGAGATTCCTATCCTGCAGACCAGCACGATGATCTGGATTTCTTCCGCTTCCCCATCTATGACTCTTCTGTTCCCGTGGGTGAAGATGCTCCGACTGACGGATATTTCATTCCCGCCAACACCGCCAATCCTGAAGGAGCCAAACAGCTCATCGCCTATTTCGGTTCCAAGGAGATTCAGGAATATTTTGCTGAAAAAATGGGCCGTCTGAACACTAACAGCGAAGTGGATATGAGTCTGTTTAATGAAAATCAGCAGAAAGGAATCAAAATGATCAACAACAGTGACTTTGTCGCCCAGTTCTACGACAGAGACACAACTCCCGAGATGGCTAACAAAGGAATGGATGCCTTTATGGAAATCTGGGAAAAACACACAAAAGCTGATATCGACCGGATTTGTGCCAGACTGGAAAAAGACAGACAGGATATCTTTACCGAATAAGTTCTGCCTATAAGTTTTAACAGGCTGTCGTCCTTTGTCCTCAACAAAGGACGGCGGCCTCTTTTTTTAGAGGAGGTTCTGTTTGAAACACAACAGAGAAATCAATAAGGATCTGGTACCATGGCTGTTTCTGGCTATTCCCCTCTTGATATATTTTATCTGGGTCATCGGTCCCATGTTCTACACTTTTTATCTGAGTTTTACCAAATGGGACGGTTTATCGGCTCCAGTATTCAGCGGATTTCGAAACTATTCACATCTTTTAAGAGACCCCGTGTTTTTTGTATCCCTGAAAAACAATTTTATATGGATAGCCTTTTTTATTACCGTTCCCGTTGTCCTTGGATTGGGACTGGCTATGATTCTGAATCGGAATGTGCCGGGATCACGCTTCTTCAAAGCCAGTTTTTATTCCCCCATGGTGCTTTCCCTGGTTGTCTGCGGTCTGGTCTGGTCCTGGTTCTACAATCCAACACAGGGTCTTGTGAACGGTGTGCTTCGATCTGTGGGGCTTGAATCCTGGGCACAGGGATGGCTCAGTGATCCCGATCTGGTTCTTGGTTCCATCATCACCGTAGCCATATGGCGTCAGGTGGGTTATGTCATGGTTCTCTATCTGGCCGGACTACAGAGTGTGGATTCATTTCTGGTTGAAGCCTCCAAGATAGATGGTGCCAACGGCTGGCAGACTTTCTGGCATGTCATCATGCCTCAGCTGCAGCCCATAACCATTGTTGTTGTGGTCATCAGTATCATTGACTCCCTCAGGGCTTTTGACCTGGTCTCCGTCATGACCCGCGGAGGCCCCTACAACAGGTCCAGTGTGCTGGCCAACTTTATGTATATCGAGTCTTTTAATAATTACAAGATGGGATACGGTGCTTCTGTGGCGGTTATCCTGTTTTTGATCAGTCTGGCCTTTATTCTTATGTATCTTAGTCAGATCAATCATGATGAAGAAATCTAGGGGAAAGAAATGGTATATAAAGATAATAAAATATTAAAAGCCCTGGGCTTCTTATTCCTGGCGATCATGACTTTTGTCTGGCTGCTGCCCATGATTGTGGCTGTCCTGACATCCTTCAGGACTAACAACGAGCTTCTGACTCAGGGGTTTCTGTCCTTTCCTGAAAAAGTCAGTTTTACAAGCTATCAGAATGCCTGGACCCGAGGACAACTCAGACTGTTCCTGCCCAACAGCTTCATCATCACCTTTCCGGCTCTGATTTTTACACTGGGACTTTCCAGTCTGTCCGCCTATGCTCTGGCCAAATTCCGATTCAAAGGACGCAGGCTGATCCTCTCAGTCTTTGTCGGAGGAATGATGCTTCCCTTTCAGATCCTTCTGCTGCCTGTGTTCAGACTGTCTGAAAAAATAGGAATTTACGATACCTACTGGGCTCTTATCGCCATCCATACGGCTTTTCAGCTGGGTTTCTGTACCTTTGTTCTTCGGAATTATATGGTCACCATACCCAAGTCTCTTTCTGAGGCGGCCAGGATTGACGGCTGTCATGAATTTAGAATCTACTCTCAAATCATTATGCCCCTGGTTCTGCCTGCGGTTGCAGCCATTGCTACACTTGAGTTTACCTGGATTTTTAATGATTATATCTGGGCTCTCATTCTTGTGAGAACCAGTAAAATGATGCCTGTCACGGCAGGGCTGGCCATCCTGCAAGGACAGTACGTCATGGACTGGACTGTTATTATCGCCGGGGCGCTGATGGCAACCATCCCGACAATCATTGTCTTTATATTTCTACAGCGTTATTTTATCCAAGGCCTGACAATGGGGTCTAATAAATGAAAGAAACGCGTCGCCAGGGCCTCTGTTATGGTGGGGATTATAACCCCGAACAATGGCCGGAAGAAATCTGGGAAGATGACATCCGTCTGATGAAACTGGCAGGCGTGAACTTTGTGTCTCTTGGAATTTTCAGCTGGGCCCTTCTTCAGCCTTCGCCAGATCACTTTGATTTTTCATTTCTCGATAAGATAATGGATATGCTGGCAGCGGCGGATATAGGAGTGGATATGGCAACGCCGACGGCCGCACAGCCCCCCTGGCTCTCCCATAAATATCCGGATATATTGCCTGTCAGCATCGAAGGAATGCGCTACAGCTATGGCTCCAGGCAGTGTTACTGCCCTAACAGCAGCCATTGGAAAGAGGCGGCTTCATTCATAGCACGCAAGGTCGTGGATCGCTACAAGGACCATCCTGCCCTGGTGATGTGGCATATCAATAATGAATACACCTGTCATGTGCAGAGTTGTTACTGCGATAATTGTGCTGATGCCTTCCGAAGCTGGCTGAAAGAACGTTATGCATCGGTCGAAGGGGTCAATAAAGCCTGGGGTACACGATTCTGGAGTCAGTACTATTATCAATGGGATGAGATCCTCCCTCCCCGCAGGACTACGGCCCAGCCCAATCCGGGGCATGTGCTCGATTACAGACGATTTATGAACGATTCAGTTCTGGATCTCTACCTGATGGAAAAGAAAATTATTGAAGAACTTTCTCCTGATGTAGAGGTTATGACCAATTTTATGATGACCTGGAAAGATCTTAATCTCTTTCAATGGGCCGGAGAGGTGGATATTGTCACCTGGAACTCCTATCCAGATCCTGATCCGGGTTACGATCCTTCCTGGACTGCTCTGGATCATGACATCATGCGGAGTCTTAAGCAGGGGCAGCCTTTTATGGTGATGGAGCAGGCACCCTCCCAGGTGAACTGGCGGGACGTGAACCGGGCCAAGGCTCCGGGGATGATGAAGCTTTATTCCTACCAGGCCATGGCTCACGGAGCAGATGGACTGATGTTTTTTCAATGGCGCCAGTCCCGCAGAGGATCAGAGAAATTTCACAGCGCCTGTGTCACCCATACAGGGGATGAGCACTCCCGTGTGTTCCGTGAAGTTGTAAATCTTGGTTCTGAAATGAAACTGCTCGCAGGATTGAAGGATGCAGAATATCCAGCCGAAACAGCGATTCTACTGGATTATGAAAACTGGTGGGCCCTGGAATATGAAAACAATCAGAGCTCTCATGTAAAATACCTTGAGAATCTCCGCTACTTCTACAAATACTTTTATGATAATCATATTCCTGTGGATTTTGTACATCCTTCGGGGAATCTGGACAAATACAGGATGATTGTTGCGCCTTTCCTTTATATGCTCCAGGATGATGCGGGCTCCCAGTTTTCAAAATATGTAGAGCAGGGCGGACATCTGGTGGTCAGCTGCGGCAGCGGACTGGTGGATTCTCAAGAAGCCGTGTTTGAGGGAGGTTATCCGGGACCCTTGAAAGATGTTCTGGGGATACGGGTGGAAGAGTTTGATCCCCTCTATCCCGGCCAGCGTGTTTCCTTCAGTTTTTCCGGTAAAGAGGGACTGCCTGATGCCGGGGGAGATCTATGGCAGGACCGCATACACTGCGAGGGCGCTCAGGGGGAAGCCTGGTTTTCCGAAGGGCCCATGAAAGGCTTCCCGGCCATAACAAGCCATGTTCCAGATGGATCTAAAGAAGAGGGAAGCGGAAAAGCCTGGTATCTGGGAATACGTCCGGATAAGGAGACACTTTTCAGACTCTTTGACAGGATTGTAGAGGACGCGGCAGTACATAAGGTTATGAGCCGCATTCTCCCGGGTCAGCTGGAAATCACAAACCGCAGAAACAAAGAGGGACTCTGGTATTTCCTTATGAATTTTTCAGATGAGACCGTCGTTCTGTCCCTGGATTCAAAATCCATGATAAACCCTTTGACGGGTCGCAAAGCGGGTCCTCAAATTTCTTTGAGTCCCCTGGAAACTGCCATACTTCTGGAAAAAAAACTGACTCGGTAGTTTAAGATCAGAGATCAGTCTGTGTGACAGATATCCCGGAAAGTTTTCAGGAATAGATCGGCATTTTTGGGATTCTGACCCGATCCCTGCCATAAAGGCCCTTTTCCGCCGCCTTTACCTTCTATCAGACTCAGACACTTTTGTTGAAATTCTTCAAAGTTCAGTGTTTTATGCTGGGGCAGGTGAAGGGCCCAGTTCAGATGGCCTTTATTCTCCGTGCAGATCAGAAATGAGAGATCCCGTGTAGAACTCAGGTTTTTGACTATCCCTTTAAACAGCGCAGGAGGACAGTCTTCCAGTTCCCTTGTAATCAAAGGGGGATAATAAAATACAGAACCGCTCAGGTCATGACTGATTCTTTCCGCTTCTTTTTCCATCAAAGTTTTTAACATCTTGTGCTCCTTCTGTTTTTCTGAAATCAGGGCTTCCAGCCGGGTGGCCGTTTCTTCAGGTTTAACCGAGAGGAGGGTACTGATTGTCTCTAAACGGTCAAATCTCATTTTATAATCATCATAGGCAGGGGCGCCGATTTTCCACTTTAATCTGAGACGGGATCTTATTTTCTCCATACCTGTGTATTTGATCAGGCCCAGGTCAGATGTATTTTGAACATGGAGACCTCCGCAGGGAGTCTGATCCAGACCGACGATGGATATGAGTCTTATATTCTCAATTTTATCTGTATCCCGCCGGAGATTATAGGCCGACAGTTCTTCTTTTGTTTTGACAACAATGGATTGAACTGGACGGGCTTTACGTATTTCCCGGTTCACCCCTTCTTCCAGGGCCAGCAGATCTTCCTTGTTCAGCTCCTGTTTCTCCACTTCGATGGTTGATTCCTCAATACCCAGATGAACCGATACGGTCGGGGCATTGCATATTTTCAGAAGCAGGGCGGAGATGAGATGCTGCCCTGTATGCTGAACAGTAAAATGATCTCTGTACTCCCGGTCCAGGATCATGCTGATTTCCGGTGAGTCCGGTTTTTTTTTCATGGTGTGAAGAATCCTGTCCCCCTCCTTCTGCACATCCAGCACCGCTTCCCCATTGATCCGGCCTTTGTCGGCGGGCTGTCCTCCCCCTTCGGGGTAGAAGAGGGTGTCTTCAAACTCAAGGAACCAGAGAGACTCCTTTAGTTCGGCAGAG includes these proteins:
- a CDS encoding AraC family transcriptional regulator — protein: MKLQKLNYAFSVMTEMEKQLPFYLVGVGYNYEQEEISRPFGYPYYQWIHVMQGKGLVSLGDSEEREIQTGEGMMIFPGDSHKYRAIEQPWIVSWFTFGGYHIENLLKTFKISGTGIYAISHREDLDAQVEKGMHLLTSGHSLKFLECSNLVYSFVTDLYRYTSQEDDSRALRHNKLYDVFEYIEVHYKESISISDLAAVLNVTPQHLCTLFKKALHTRPFQYLNSYRINRSKALLVQHPDWRIKNIAHESGYDNEAYFSSMFKKQTGLSPSRFRRMNRG
- a CDS encoding sulfite exporter TauE/SafE family protein produces the protein MSFLYLIIAFTTSIVGAISGIGGGVIIKPVLDIISIFPVATISFLSGSTVLSMTTVTLIRSRHTKGQINKKTASLLALGGIVGGLAGKQLFDVIRLGFGDDRIIGISQSTLLLLLTFSVFIFTFFKDKITPRHKDSILFTLFTGFLLGSLASFLGIGGGPINLAILYFIFSMDSKTAALNSIFVIFFSQMTSLIFTVVSGRVPVFDPLIVILMIAGGLTGGLFGAIMSLRMSHKAVDRLFMSVMVLIILICFYNIIDLI
- a CDS encoding co-chaperone YbbN; the encoded protein is MIELTELKEIQDLMSSEGFHLFYLSRPACGVCSVVKAKVIEMLQSFPEIKSYYINLDLVPEAAGQFSIFTIPGILLYAEGKEIIREARYLSISDLERQISRPYELAFN
- a CDS encoding carbohydrate ABC transporter permease; its protein translation is MVYKDNKILKALGFLFLAIMTFVWLLPMIVAVLTSFRTNNELLTQGFLSFPEKVSFTSYQNAWTRGQLRLFLPNSFIITFPALIFTLGLSSLSAYALAKFRFKGRRLILSVFVGGMMLPFQILLLPVFRLSEKIGIYDTYWALIAIHTAFQLGFCTFVLRNYMVTIPKSLSEAARIDGCHEFRIYSQIIMPLVLPAVAAIATLEFTWIFNDYIWALILVRTSKMMPVTAGLAILQGQYVMDWTVIIAGALMATIPTIIVFIFLQRYFIQGLTMGSNK
- a CDS encoding carbohydrate ABC transporter permease yields the protein MKHNREINKDLVPWLFLAIPLLIYFIWVIGPMFYTFYLSFTKWDGLSAPVFSGFRNYSHLLRDPVFFVSLKNNFIWIAFFITVPVVLGLGLAMILNRNVPGSRFFKASFYSPMVLSLVVCGLVWSWFYNPTQGLVNGVLRSVGLESWAQGWLSDPDLVLGSIITVAIWRQVGYVMVLYLAGLQSVDSFLVEASKIDGANGWQTFWHVIMPQLQPITIVVVVISIIDSLRAFDLVSVMTRGGPYNRSSVLANFMYIESFNNYKMGYGASVAVILFLISLAFILMYLSQINHDEEI
- a CDS encoding glyceraldehyde 3-phosphate dehydrogenase NAD-binding domain-containing protein, with translation MAKIRVGFNGMGRIGKNVMRVITSQFNDQIEIVAGNDLVSAKEIAEGLPKDSIHGKFPVDVKLISDNVIKIGQHEVTVYAEKDANNIPWGKHNVDVVLECTGFYLTTEKAQAHINAGAKKVIISAPCKDDTKTVVIGVNHTTLTASDKIISNASCTTNCLAPLTKAVDDSFKVITGLMCTTHAATSTQRVQDFFGGGKNRATLNNIIPASTGAAIAVGKVLPHLNGKLNGTALRVPTDTGSVVEVVYLLEGKHTVDEINTKVLANAAKINTSSLMGKVLDVSDYYECSRDCVGEVWSSMYIPGNTCVTEAGENTLVKMTSFYDNEMGYSARMAELSQILAVL
- a CDS encoding LysM peptidoglycan-binding domain-containing protein yields the protein MYLDYFSEGEGLAYLERCLIRAEPFIPFIARMLEEKNMPPELLYLPIIESAFRVDAFSRSGAAGLWQFMMNSIDPYDITVDVWRDDRRDFWKATEAALDKLQYNYNITGDWNLALAAYNCGLNRVKRTVASSGIRDYWELIDKELLPRETRNYIPKLAAVVLLCNSKGAHKLPLLWQSNMVWERIPIEKSVDIRRIASKSGMDEQLLLKAHSELNYGVTPPASSGYKLKVPAHYSSLIREILNEESDLLEFKRYSVQSGDTLSELAQWYRIPVNMIYEYNPGISSLHLRIGQVLLIPLVHSNIPDRKGIVSSGMADHWTGRYTVLEGDSLWGISRQFKTSPEELASGNRMPLNTVIMPGMILNVPASGD
- a CDS encoding ABC transporter substrate-binding protein, which gives rise to MKKLLFVVTALLFAAASIPVFASGAQEEGSAKSNIIIYNSMHGDPLPREADEEVIKMFSEEYPDKQVIHSIVAHEDFKQAIRAYLSSSTPPDLLTWFAGNRARFFIDKGLIMDISDVWEEQGWNETYAKGWQSMSSVDGKKYFLPTSWYWWAVYYRPSVFEKYGLEAPKSWDEFMDVCDTLVANGVKPFAIGTKYRWTAAAWFDYFNMRINGPEFHVNLMLGKEKYDDPRVKKVFAEWGSMIDKGYFIDDPAAYSWSEAIPFMLDETAAMYLMGDFIRDSYPADQHDDLDFFRFPIYDSSVPVGEDAPTDGYFIPANTANPEGAKQLIAYFGSKEIQEYFAEKMGRLNTNSEVDMSLFNENQQKGIKMINNSDFVAQFYDRDTTPEMANKGMDAFMEIWEKHTKADIDRICARLEKDRQDIFTE
- a CDS encoding tetratricopeptide repeat protein translates to MKHARNLLPLLFFILFSCSSQKSILPYQTGNEEADREVQALLALLDVNQDDTYRYGIMEQIISRFRQDEESEVLKHFLNDQLYRFPDDSYSGYYLLLLGTIYEEEGAIDIAAIYYNRLLKNYEDLIIRGQSIHYYSLNKLLKFHSDKPLKKIGYYNELLSRFSGDIDRGQVYYNLAKSYESEGLWDESIDNYKKFLEAPTTSIAGMPNVYNEVNHYLNFHYSAKEWTRDSLESLVDSIKYAIHTRNGSRLIRYRAEDFFMMSWGQDRYDPFTEIPMELAYFLKSSVWYNRELEADSNENEALLRTGGWSYRIKIWYLYFNRINYPIDPEINKRWEWAGIYFGDKL